The Hymenobacter sp. DG01 genome has a segment encoding these proteins:
- a CDS encoding UTP--glucose-1-phosphate uridylyltransferase — protein sequence MNAFIDTITSPDPAARNRSFYELSRGLPARELLRHLRELDEFRKATPNLYDKVRAILFLYAGFRFFLQESSEIAPVGKIPYAGFEDLLGRRFEHAISTFLRELDAHGPNATLFSALAESYHHLSFQILADQVRKSVRSSKGNQWMFRVGHQEEHPIRIHPQLLQRQEGSLFYPILHESTSVRMDLTHSGWSDIFFLGMDYPEGARVVNLSIDLGVFGRDKEILPPLHAYVRVIPDPVLRLTSIDLNTTKDVHDLADLFNFGNDYLSLVKAGVIASGLIPPSFEGTNQSLPDILARIVAPGMGIELVTKVNDIPKGSRFAVSTNLLGSIISLLMRATGQTQQLTGGLDESERRLVASRAILGEWIGGSGGGWQDSGGVWPGIKAIQGTFAQPGDPEYDISRGTLLPRHRVLEGEEVHPEIGEKIMNSLVLMHGGMASNVGPILEMVTEKYLLRGEQEWAARQQTNEVFDNILAAIREGDIQKLGANTARNFEGPIKTIIPWASTYFTEQLIAKAKKEFGADYYGFLMLGGMSGGGMGMFVNPDKYEDYKLRVLELLRQTKQELSAALPFAMEPVVYNWSINQRGSWGTLHQGPEALMPEQYYAIHVSQLVKQEPETISYIRRAEIDFFTTYCEQNNLAYPLLRTIVSNLFKVSDPTAQGNRSTENEKAEQIKRENGFDYIQHEDIREELQKGRIGLSRNRLAAETTIEDVQAPDVVEFETLSQYEATGEQAIRAGKVAVLSLAAGVGSRWTKGAGVIKALNPFVEMAGVHRSFLEIHLAKTRRVAEQYGAVIPHLVATSYLTHEPIRKQLTATGNFGYSGPVYLSAGRSIGQRFVPTERDLRFMWEEMPQETLDENKQKVRDAVRGSMIAWAKGKGEATDYVDNIAAQRFSPLGHWYEVSNLLRNGTLAQLLREQPQVETIMLHNIDTLGADVHAAALGYHLASRNVLTFEVIPRRIEDRGGGLARVNGQVRLLEGLAQPHEEDELGLSYYNTMTTWIQVDALLELFGLTRQDLQTGDEAQLARAVRSVAQRIPTYVTIKDVKYRWGHGQEDIYPVAQIEKLWSDMSALPDVPCGYLVVPRSRGQQMKDPAQLDAWVTDGSKDHVASLAQFE from the coding sequence ATGAATGCATTCATAGATACCATTACCTCCCCGGACCCGGCGGCACGCAACCGCTCGTTTTACGAGCTGAGCCGTGGGCTGCCGGCCCGGGAGCTGCTGCGCCACCTGCGGGAGCTGGACGAGTTTCGGAAGGCTACCCCCAACCTCTACGACAAGGTGCGGGCCATTCTGTTCCTGTACGCGGGCTTCCGGTTTTTCCTGCAGGAGTCCTCAGAAATTGCACCCGTGGGCAAGATTCCCTACGCAGGCTTCGAGGACTTGCTGGGCCGCCGCTTTGAGCACGCCATCAGCACCTTCCTGCGGGAGCTGGACGCGCACGGACCGAACGCCACCCTGTTCAGCGCCCTGGCCGAAAGCTACCATCACCTCTCCTTCCAGATCCTCGCCGACCAGGTGCGTAAGAGCGTGCGCTCCAGCAAGGGCAACCAATGGATGTTCCGCGTCGGCCACCAGGAAGAGCACCCGATTCGTATCCATCCGCAGCTGCTGCAGCGCCAGGAAGGCAGCCTCTTCTACCCCATCCTGCACGAAAGCACCTCCGTGCGCATGGACCTCACGCACAGCGGCTGGTCGGATATTTTCTTCCTGGGCATGGACTACCCCGAGGGCGCGCGGGTAGTCAACCTGTCCATCGACCTGGGCGTGTTCGGGCGCGACAAGGAGATTCTGCCGCCCCTGCACGCCTACGTGCGCGTGATTCCGGACCCGGTGCTGCGCCTGACCAGCATTGACCTGAACACGACCAAGGACGTGCACGACCTGGCCGACCTGTTCAACTTCGGCAACGACTACCTGAGCCTGGTAAAGGCCGGCGTCATTGCCTCGGGTCTGATTCCGCCCTCCTTCGAAGGCACCAACCAGAGCCTACCCGATATTCTGGCCCGCATCGTGGCGCCGGGCATGGGCATTGAGCTGGTTACCAAGGTAAACGACATTCCGAAAGGCTCGCGCTTTGCCGTTTCCACCAACCTGCTGGGCTCCATCATCAGCCTGCTGATGCGAGCGACGGGCCAGACCCAGCAGCTCACCGGCGGCCTAGATGAGAGCGAGCGGCGCCTGGTAGCCTCGCGGGCTATTCTGGGTGAGTGGATTGGTGGCTCGGGCGGTGGCTGGCAGGATTCGGGCGGCGTGTGGCCGGGCATCAAGGCCATTCAGGGCACGTTTGCCCAGCCCGGCGACCCGGAATATGACATCAGTCGGGGCACGTTGCTACCCCGCCACCGGGTACTGGAGGGCGAGGAAGTGCACCCCGAAATCGGGGAGAAAATCATGAACTCCCTGGTGCTCATGCACGGCGGCATGGCCTCCAACGTAGGCCCCATTCTGGAAATGGTGACCGAGAAATACCTGCTCCGCGGCGAGCAGGAATGGGCTGCCCGTCAGCAAACCAACGAGGTATTCGACAACATCCTGGCCGCCATCCGGGAGGGAGATATTCAGAAGCTGGGGGCCAATACGGCCCGTAACTTCGAAGGGCCCATCAAAACCATCATTCCCTGGGCTTCTACCTACTTCACGGAGCAGCTGATTGCCAAGGCGAAAAAGGAGTTCGGGGCCGATTATTACGGCTTCCTGATGCTGGGCGGTATGTCGGGCGGGGGCATGGGCATGTTCGTGAATCCCGACAAGTACGAGGACTATAAGCTGCGGGTGCTGGAGCTGCTGCGCCAGACCAAGCAGGAGCTGTCGGCGGCTCTACCCTTCGCCATGGAGCCGGTGGTGTATAACTGGAGCATCAACCAGCGCGGCTCCTGGGGCACGCTGCACCAGGGCCCGGAGGCCCTGATGCCGGAGCAGTACTATGCCATTCACGTTTCGCAACTCGTAAAGCAGGAACCGGAAACCATTTCCTACATCCGGCGGGCTGAAATCGACTTTTTCACGACCTACTGCGAGCAGAACAACCTGGCCTACCCCCTGCTGCGCACCATTGTCAGCAACCTGTTCAAGGTGTCAGACCCCACGGCCCAGGGCAACCGCAGCACGGAAAACGAGAAGGCCGAGCAGATCAAAAGGGAAAACGGCTTCGACTACATCCAGCACGAAGACATCCGGGAGGAGCTGCAGAAGGGCCGCATCGGCCTCTCGCGCAACCGTCTCGCCGCTGAGACTACTATTGAGGACGTGCAAGCGCCCGATGTGGTGGAGTTCGAGACGCTCAGCCAGTACGAGGCGACGGGAGAGCAAGCCATCCGGGCCGGTAAAGTGGCTGTGCTGAGCCTGGCCGCCGGGGTAGGCAGCCGCTGGACCAAGGGCGCGGGCGTCATCAAAGCTCTGAACCCCTTTGTGGAAATGGCCGGTGTGCATCGCAGCTTCCTGGAGATTCACTTAGCCAAAACGCGCCGAGTGGCCGAGCAGTACGGGGCCGTGATTCCCCACCTGGTGGCCACCAGCTACCTTACCCACGAGCCTATCCGCAAGCAGCTGACCGCCACTGGCAACTTCGGCTACTCGGGGCCGGTGTACCTCTCGGCGGGCCGCAGCATCGGGCAGCGGTTTGTGCCCACAGAGCGGGATTTGCGCTTTATGTGGGAGGAAATGCCCCAGGAAACCCTCGACGAGAACAAGCAGAAGGTTCGCGACGCGGTGCGGGGTAGCATGATTGCCTGGGCCAAAGGCAAGGGCGAAGCCACCGACTACGTCGATAACATTGCCGCTCAGCGCTTCTCGCCCCTGGGTCACTGGTACGAGGTGTCGAACCTGCTGCGTAACGGCACCCTGGCCCAGCTCCTGCGCGAGCAGCCCCAGGTGGAAACCATCATGCTCCACAACATTGACACGCTGGGCGCCGACGTGCACGCCGCCGCGCTGGGATACCACCTGGCCTCGCGCAACGTACTGACCTTCGAGGTGATACCGCGCCGCATTGAGGACCGCGGGGGCGGACTGGCCCGCGTGAATGGCCAAGTGCGCCTGCTGGAAGGCCTGGCCCAACCCCACGAAGAAGACGAGCTGGGTTTGAGCTACTACAATACCATGACCACCTGGATTCAGGTGGACGCGCTGCTGGAGCTCTTCGGCCTCACCCGCCAGGATCTACAAACCGGCGACGAGGCCCAGCTGGCCCGCGCCGTGCGCAGCGTGGCCCAGCGCATCCCGACTTACGTGACCATCAAGGACGTAAAATACCGCTGGGGCCACGGCCAGGAGGATATTTACCCCGTTGCGCAGATTGAAAAGCTCTGGAGTGATATGTCGGCTCTGCCGGATGTGCCCTGCGGCTACCTAGTGGTACCCCGCAGCCGCGGCCAGCAGATGAAAGACCCCGCCCAGCTCGACGCCTGGGTCACCGACGGCAGCAAGGACCACGTAGCTTCGCTGGCGCAGTTTGAGTAA
- a CDS encoding response regulator transcription factor, which translates to MKILLVEDEPKLASFVKKGFENEGYEIEVAYDGRMGQSLAQQQRYDLVILDVNLPYVNGFELCRLIRAQDAHVPVLLLTALDSLDDKVTGFEAGADDYLVKPFEFKELLLRARVLTRRHAEGAAVKQVLRIADLELNLDSKTVTRAGQRIDLTTKEYALLEYLLLNRGKIISRVDIAEKVWELNFDTNTNVIDVYVSYLRKKLDKGYDTKLIHTVVGMGYVLREG; encoded by the coding sequence ATGAAAATACTCTTGGTGGAGGACGAGCCCAAGCTGGCCTCCTTCGTGAAAAAAGGCTTTGAGAATGAGGGCTACGAAATTGAAGTGGCCTACGACGGGCGCATGGGCCAGTCCTTGGCCCAGCAGCAGCGCTACGACCTGGTGATTCTGGACGTGAACCTGCCCTACGTCAACGGCTTCGAGCTGTGCCGGTTGATTCGGGCCCAGGATGCCCACGTACCGGTGCTGCTGCTCACCGCCCTCGACAGCCTCGACGATAAGGTGACTGGCTTCGAGGCCGGGGCCGACGACTACCTCGTGAAGCCCTTCGAGTTTAAGGAGCTGCTGCTGCGGGCGCGCGTGCTCACCCGCCGCCACGCCGAGGGAGCCGCCGTAAAGCAGGTGCTCCGTATTGCCGATCTGGAGCTCAACCTCGACTCCAAAACCGTAACCCGTGCCGGCCAGCGCATCGACCTAACCACCAAGGAATATGCCCTACTGGAATACCTCCTGCTGAACCGGGGCAAAATCATTTCCCGCGTCGATATTGCCGAGAAGGTCTGGGAACTCAACTTCGATACCAACACCAACGTCATCGACGTGTACGTAAGCTACCTGCGTAAAAAGCTCGACAAAGGCTACGATACCAAGCTGATTCACACGGTAGTAGGCATGGGCTACGTGCTGCGTGAGGGGTAG
- a CDS encoding UTP--glucose-1-phosphate uridylyltransferase, giving the protein MMKIKKAVITAAARGERLYPVADTIQKAMLPVVDVDGLHKPVIQIIAEEALSSGIEELCVVCAPGDGPRYLEAFGSLRDNLLRSYQGIDWAREEAEKIDHLLSRLQFAEQHEARGYGHAVYCAREFVGQEPFLLLLGDYLYVSDVPRQRCAAQLLALASQEGCSVSAVNPTIEHQISRYGTLTGQHLAGQIGVYQIDKIIEKPSLSLAELELQTPGLRAGYYLCFFGMHVLTPAVFSILHPQMEAGGPNVLLTPALQELATTEKYLALEVKGNRYDLSRKQGLLRAQIALGLAGEAHDETLTTLVELLAEANSRKGK; this is encoded by the coding sequence ATGATGAAAATTAAGAAGGCGGTTATTACCGCGGCGGCCCGCGGCGAGCGGCTGTACCCCGTAGCCGACACCATTCAGAAAGCCATGCTGCCGGTGGTGGACGTGGATGGCCTGCACAAGCCCGTTATCCAGATTATTGCCGAGGAAGCCCTGAGCAGCGGCATCGAGGAGCTGTGCGTAGTGTGCGCCCCCGGCGACGGCCCGCGCTACCTCGAAGCCTTCGGCTCCCTGCGCGACAACCTGCTCCGGTCCTACCAGGGCATCGACTGGGCCCGCGAAGAAGCCGAGAAAATCGACCACCTGCTTAGCCGCCTGCAGTTTGCCGAGCAGCACGAGGCTCGCGGCTACGGTCACGCCGTGTACTGCGCCCGCGAGTTTGTGGGCCAGGAGCCCTTCCTGCTCCTGCTCGGCGACTACCTCTACGTTTCCGACGTACCCCGGCAGCGCTGCGCCGCCCAACTGCTGGCCCTGGCCAGTCAGGAAGGCTGCTCGGTATCAGCCGTGAACCCCACCATCGAACATCAGATAAGCCGCTACGGTACCCTTACGGGCCAGCACCTGGCCGGACAGATTGGGGTGTATCAGATTGATAAGATCATTGAGAAGCCTTCGTTGAGCCTCGCCGAGCTGGAGCTGCAGACGCCCGGGCTACGGGCCGGCTACTACCTCTGCTTCTTCGGTATGCACGTACTCACGCCCGCTGTGTTCAGCATTCTACACCCCCAGATGGAGGCGGGCGGCCCGAACGTGCTACTCACCCCAGCCCTGCAGGAGCTGGCTACCACCGAGAAATACCTGGCCCTGGAAGTGAAAGGCAACCGCTACGACCTCAGCCGCAAGCAGGGCCTACTCCGCGCCCAGATTGCCCTGGGCCTGGCCGGCGAAGCCCACGACGAAACCCTCACCACCTTAGTAGAGCTGCTAGCCGAAGCCAACAGCCGGAAAGGGAAGTAA
- a CDS encoding VWA domain-containing protein — MSSTSAARWKLVLGSSADAANEISLSPDYGRMDEVLTQLYGGNDGERKAGLGGSAPKVSRWLGDIRTYFPSSVVAVMQQDAMDRLGLHQLLLEPEVLRTVQADVHLVGTLMSLSRVMPQKVKHTAREVVLKVVRELEQKLANALRQAVQGALSRAVRNPRPRYHEINWGATIRANLKHYQPEYKTVVPEKLIGYGRRGQALKEIVLCVDQSGSMASSVVYAGVFGAVLASIKAVKTHMVVFDTAVVNLSEDLQDPVDLLFGVQLGGGTDINLALTYCQQLITRPTDTILVLISDLYEGGNEREMIKRAAALKAAGVTVVALLALADDGAPSFDRRVAEQFAALGIPSFACTPAQFPQLMAAAIQGQELKAAPL; from the coding sequence GTGTCCTCAACCTCTGCTGCCCGCTGGAAACTGGTTCTTGGCTCCTCCGCTGACGCCGCTAATGAAATATCCCTGTCGCCGGATTATGGCCGCATGGATGAAGTGCTGACCCAACTGTATGGCGGCAACGACGGGGAGCGTAAAGCCGGCCTGGGCGGCTCGGCCCCCAAAGTCAGCCGCTGGCTCGGCGACATTCGCACCTACTTCCCGTCCTCGGTAGTAGCCGTGATGCAGCAGGACGCCATGGATCGCCTTGGATTGCACCAGTTGCTGCTGGAGCCCGAAGTGCTACGCACCGTGCAGGCCGACGTGCACCTGGTGGGCACGCTTATGTCGCTGAGCCGGGTGATGCCCCAGAAGGTGAAGCACACGGCCCGCGAGGTGGTGCTGAAGGTAGTGCGCGAGCTGGAGCAGAAACTGGCCAACGCGCTGCGGCAGGCTGTGCAGGGCGCCCTGAGCCGGGCCGTGCGCAACCCCCGCCCCCGCTACCACGAAATCAACTGGGGCGCTACCATTCGGGCCAACCTCAAGCACTACCAGCCCGAGTATAAAACCGTAGTTCCGGAAAAGCTCATCGGTTACGGGCGGCGCGGGCAGGCGCTCAAGGAAATTGTGCTCTGCGTGGACCAAAGCGGCTCTATGGCCTCCTCGGTGGTGTACGCGGGCGTGTTCGGGGCGGTGCTGGCGTCCATCAAAGCCGTGAAAACGCACATGGTAGTGTTCGATACGGCCGTGGTGAACCTCTCAGAGGATCTACAGGACCCCGTGGATCTGCTGTTCGGGGTACAGCTTGGGGGCGGCACCGATATCAACCTGGCCCTCACCTATTGCCAGCAACTCATCACCCGCCCCACCGATACCATTCTGGTCCTTATCAGCGACCTGTACGAGGGCGGCAACGAGCGCGAGATGATTAAGCGGGCCGCCGCCCTGAAAGCCGCCGGCGTAACCGTAGTGGCCCTGCTGGCCCTCGCCGACGATGGCGCGCCCTCCTTTGACCGGCGCGTGGCCGAGCAGTTCGCGGCCCTGGGCATCCCAAGTTTTGCCTGCACCCCGGCCCAGTTCCCGCAGCTCATGGCGGCCGCCATTCAGGGCCAGGAGCTGAAAGCTGCGCCGTTGTAG